The Macadamia integrifolia cultivar HAES 741 unplaced genomic scaffold, SCU_Mint_v3 scaffold_227A, whole genome shotgun sequence DNA segment ggtatcgtattgtatcggagatacgctaagatacattaaagatacgcacataaatggatatgaaacacctttttaaacacttttgcataaaaaatttattaaaaaaaactattgataacatgtattatgcataaacactaaattaagggtatcgcactaagaattcaaggtttgtagttgtcccataaatgtaaaatccttgttcacaaccttgattttcactttagttagaaatatggttggcagcaactttagaacaaaaacacctcaaaaaatcatgttttctgaaaaaatacccatcttggccattatatgaccgtagcgtactgtatcggtacatactgatactcaccgatatgtactgatactctccgatacgtactgatactcatcgatacataccgatactcaccgatacgtactaatactcatcgatacataccgatacataccgaaacgtatatttcaccttgattttagagtatcaatacgtatcgatagtgtattggtgcatatcggtatgtatcgtaggatatatcgatacgaaaggattttaaaaatttcatgtatcatatcggtgtgtatcgtatcggtcggctaaattcaagatacatatcagagggtatcgtatcggtatcggagatattTAAACCCTGCCCAGAAACACATCCACAAGCAAGTAGctattacttcttcttcttctggtaGGAGCAAGAATCTTGAATGGACAGCTTCATCTGTTCACATCCATAATCCTCAATTCCTCACAATACATAAATTCAACCAAACAAATCTTAGTCTACATTCTGTTTGTTAAAATGCCTCAATCAGTTAACAGTTGAGGGTGACACTTTGTTTACTGAAACTTAACAAGGAGGACAACCATGATTTCCTAGGGTTGAGTCGACAACATTTATCTTAATATGTATGGCCAGAATTTTGAAATGGGGTTTGTATATGAGATAGTTATAGCCTGTTTGATGAACTTGAACCCGGACAACAAGCCTGTGATGAGTTACCTTAAAAGATTTAGTTCTGTGGAACACTTTTACTGCTTCACAACAGGTTTTTGATGACTTATTATTCTatgaaacaatttaaaaaaactaaattgTTGAAACTACACATTCATCTTTGTCTTCAGGGCTGGTTTTTGACTCACCCCatgttgattttgtttctatatTTCATTGTTCTTCCAATTGGCAGGGTAGAGACAAAGGTTGTTGAAGCAATCGTTGAAGAGGTCTCaatgaaagtaaaagaaagacaCATGAAAATTGACACGTATCTAGTTGGGATAGAATCCCACATTGAAGCCATAAATTCTTTATTAAGTCTTGGTTCTAGTGATGTTCGTATTATTGGGATCTACGGTATCGGTGGCGTGGGTAAGACAACCATCACCAAGGCTGTTTATAACCAAGTCTTACATGAATTTGAAGGCAGTACTTTTCTTGGAAGTGTTCGAGAAATTTCTGGACATCGTAATGGTTTGGTTCATCTGCAAGAGCAACTTCTTACTGATATATTAATGAAACAAAACATACACATAAGCAATGTCGATAGAGGAATCAATGTGATTAAACAAAGACTCTGTTTTCGAAAGGTTCTTGTTGTTCTGGATGATGTGGATCAATCAAGCCAAATAAATGCATTAGTTAGAGAACGTAATTGGTTTGGCTTGGGAAGTAGAATCATTGTAACAACCAGAGATCAACATTTTCTAAATGGGCTCGACGTGGATGGAATGTATGAGATTGAAAAACTGAATTTTTATGAATCTGTCCGACTCTTCCGGCATTATGCATTTGAAAAGGTTCGTCCTAAAGGAAATCAAAaggagctttctgaaataataGCGTCTTATCTTGGTGGGCTTCCATTAGCTCTGCAAGTGGTTGGTTCATTTCTACACAAAAGAAGCATAGATGAATGGATAAGTGCATTAGAGAAGTTGCAAAGTATTCCAAATGAGGAAATTCAGGAAAAACTTAAATTAAGCTTCGATGCTCTTGACAGTGCAGAGAAAGACATATTCCTTGACATTGCATGCTTCTTTATCGCAATGGACAAAGATATTGCAATAAAAATACTAGATGGTTGTGGTTTCTTCCCAGAAATAGGAATTGGTGTTCTCACACGCAGATCACTTTTAATTATTACTGAAAAAAATCAGCTTGCAATGAATGACCTGCTACGAGAGATGGGAAGGGAAATTGTTCGCAAAGAATCTCCTAATGAGCCTGGAAAGCGTAGCAGATTGTGGCTTCATGAAGATGTATATGATGCACTGACGAAAAATAGGGTAAGAGCTACATTTTTCAATTTAGTAGCTATCTGTATCTACTCCACTTAATCAATTTTTGTTTCTCAATTACTTGGATTGATTAAACAACTTCTGTTTCTTCATTCCATTTCGTTCCACATagtgccttttttttcttctttttttccccccactCTAATGTTGGCTTATAAGTAATCATGGCTTTTTCTCACCACTTTCATCAAATAACAACCAgccccccaacacacacacacacacacacacaaaagctTGCTTGCTTGTGTTTTAACTTGCCTAGTGTTGGCTTCTCTTTCTAGGGAGCAGCAGTAGTTAGGGTGTCAAACTATTCTACATAGCACCATAATATTTTTAACTCAAAAGAACTTATGGTTATCTCTCACCACTTCCTTCAGATTACAAGCCCACAGAGTAACACACCATGCTTGGGTGTATTTTAACTTAATTATCCTTTGCTGTGCATTATTAGGGAACAGAAGCAGTTGAAGGAATGGTCTTCAACTTCCGCCAAGTAAGAGGAGTATGCTTGAGTATTGAGGCATTTATGAAGATGAAAAGATTACGATTGCTCGAAGCTAATAACGTTCCTGAACATTTTCTAAATGAGTCATTCGCTTTTATGGGGGAGAAACATCTGTTCAAGGAGTTAAGATGGCTATGTTGGCATAAATTCCCTTTAAGATCTATGCCAAACAATTTTCATCTGGACAACCTTGTTGTTCTTGACGTACAATTTAGCAATCTCAAGCAAGTCTGGAAGGGAAGCAAGGTATGAcctcatttttttccctcttttttcttgattgattacatatttcaagaaaaactactaatttcctaattttattcaatttcatttcttttatcttCCAGCCAAAGTATCTTGGAAAGCTGAAAGTCCTTAATCTCAACTGTTGCCGTGACCTAACAAAAACCCCCAACTTCTTGAGACTCCCTAGCCTTGAGATATTGACACTGGATGGTTGTACAAGTTTGGTTCAAGTTCACAAATCCATTGGAGAATTAAACAATCTTCTTGTTTTGAATCTAAAAGATTGTACAAAACTTCGGAGACTCCCAAGAAGCATTTGGAATTTGAAATCTCTACGAAGTCTTAATCTTTCTGGTTGTTCAAAAATCAATGAACTGCCAGAGGAACTGGGAAATATGGAAAGTTTAACAGAGCTTCTTGCTGATGGAACAGCCATAAGGAAACTGCCTATTTCCTTTGGGCTTTTGCATAACCTCAAAATCTTTTCTTTAAGTGGATATAAAGGATCACCATCAAAatcatgtaattcatttatttgttCATTGGGATCACCAAGAAGTGATGATGCCATTTCATCTTTGCCGGCTTCATTCTCTGGTTTACGCTTCTTAACACGCCTGAGTCTTAGAGATTGCAACTTATCTGGTATGCTTCCCAATGATCTTGATAGTTTATCCTCATTACAAGAGTTGGATCTAGCCTTCAACAGCTTTTTTGACTTACCTGCTAGCATCAGCCGCCTTCCCCAGCTTCAATCCCTTTGGTTAGAGAATTGTACAAAGCTTGGCTCACTTCCAGAGCTTCCCTCAAGTTTAAGGTACTTGGATGCAAATGGTTGCACTTCCATGGAAAAGCTATCCAATCTTGCAAGTGCATCCTCATTGCAGAGGTTGTATTTAAGTCAAAATAGTATATGTAGCTTACCTGCAGACATCAATGGCCTTTCTCAACTGCAAGTTCTTACATTGAGAAATTGCACAAGGCTTCAGTCGCTGCCAATGCTTCCGTCAAACATAATTGGTTTGGATGCAGGAGGTTGCAGGGTGATGGAAAGAATATCAGGCTTGGAAAACCTAAAGAAGATAAAGTCCTTGTTGCTGAATAGTTGCAGCAAACTAATTGAGGTGGAAGGCTTGGAGAGGTTGGAAACTAGACCAACTATTCACATGGAAAGGTGCAATGGTTTGGCAAATACTTTCAGGAATAACCTCTTTcaggtcctctctctctctctctctctctctctctctctgtggattACTTTCATACTGAACATCCATGATTTTCCATGCAACAGGGGATGAGTGAGCCTGGTATCATTGACTTCTTTGTTCCTGGGGGAGACATTCCAGATTGGTTCAGCTATCAAAATGCAGGGTCCAGCATATATTTTGAGGTGCCTCCACTGTCAAACCATAAGATTCAAGGCTTGATTATATGCGCTGTCtatgcagcagaagaagaactTGATGAAACAACAAATGGTCCTAAAGCCACTTTCATTAACAGGACCAACGGTCTAGAATGGAAATACGGGCCCATAGTCAATAGCGTTTCAGAAACAAATCAGGATCACATATGGGTGAGTAACATAGCAGAGGCGACGTTTATGGATCAGTTGGAAGGAGGGGATCAAGTGGATGTCTCAATGGTAATCGGTAACCGTATCCAAGTGAAGAAATGTGGGATCCATCTGTTTCAGGGTACCTCTTCCTCATATGATCTTGGAGTTGAAAAAGTCCACAAAGGAGATGACAAGGCAGGGGTGCAGTTGCTGCCATTTCAGTGAGGAACAACACCGTGATTTTTTGAATGTGGCTTGCCCAAAAATGAATTCTGCAGAGGTAAATCAAAGTAGCTCCGGCACCAAGTTTTTTTTGACATTTCCTTAACATCTGAGGTGTGGAAGAATGTAGAATGATTTAACATTAATTTGATAGGATTTAAATCCTCATGATTAGTAATTCTCCGGTTTTTTGTATTGTGATTACATTTGTTACAGAATGCACTCTCTGTAAACCAAAACTATAGGTTTTACCGTAATGGTTGCAGGGGACGCATTGTGTTAATGTATAGTAGAATAGGAAAGATAGTGAGATGTTTGAATCAGCGTCggtttctctctccctcataaTCCTATAAAACGTTTCTGCTGAGAACATTACAGATAGAGCATTTTTGGTTCTTGATCAAGTCATTGTAGATTGAACCATTTTTTATTCTGTACAAGCTGACTAAGCATTTGAACAGGttgagaaagtaaaattcaatcAACCTATCAATAAGAGGGGCACACATACagacaggagagagagagagagagaggggtattCTTTGAACTCAATGGAGCTCAGGATATGATACAGACAAGGTTTCAGTATCTAAAAcggtttattaaatggttcgatttttgTTTTCCCTAAACAGTCTTGCACCGAGCTGAACCGAACTGCTTAACACCTTTAAGGCGCACGCTCCTGAACAGAGAACACATTGTTTACAtaagagaatgaaaagagaatGTGTTGCCTAAAAATGAAGCTAGACATCCCAAGCCACTcacattatttttgttttcaatttatgtataaaaaaaaaaaatttgtatataTACAAGGCCCGGCTAGCCTCAGGCGTAGGAATCCCAGCCGCCCCCTACAAGTTGAAAGCCCAATCCGTGGCCTACCAGGCTTTGAACAGGACAGGCCTGGCCTTAACTCGAGCTTAGGAATCTCAACCCACTATACGAGCTCAAAGCCAAGTCCATGGCCTACAGGACTTCGAACGGGCCAGGCCCAGCCCCAACTCAGGCCCAGGAATCTCAACCCACCAAACAAGATGAAAGCCAAGTCCATGGCCTACCCGGCTTCGAACGGGTCATGCCCAACCCTAATTCAAGCCAAGGAATCTCAGCCCACCCCACAAGTTGAAAGCCTAGTCCATGGTATACCGGGCTTCGAAGGGGCTCGGGCTTGTTGGGTCAAAACTTGCACCCAAACTCCACAGCACTGAACCATATGAGAAAACAAAGATGGAGAAACgaagatgtgtgtgtgtgttcgcattgcttgagagagagagtgtgagtGGAAAAGGTAGAAATCATGTACGCtgtgacacctaagaatacgTACCGGATACTTTAGTAGATCGCCTTATTCTTCGgctttttatctttttcccaCCGTGAGCCCACTTTCTCGTTCTAAGAAAGAGAGGGTTTATGTTGATGAGATGCTGAAAATATGGAGAAATAGCAGAAATTTTCAGACAGTAAATCTTCACATCTCTCTTGGATCAGTTGGTTTTCTCCTCCTATGGCttctgcatcttcttcttcttcttcttctactctcCGAAAGAACTATGATGTCTTCTTAAGCTTCATAGATGAAGACTTTGGTGGTGAAGGTGAGGGTGATGACTCCAGTAGAAACTTCATTGACCAACTCTATCAAGCTTTGATCCAAAAAGGTTACCGTATCTTCACAAACGAAGACAATAAGCGCAACCTCGACGATCATATCACCTCTGAATTCCTAAAAACCATTGAAGAATCGAAGGTTTCGATTGTTGTCTTCTCCAAGAACTACAGTTCTTCCATATGGTGCCTCGATGAACTGGTGAAAATGTTAATCTGCAAACATCAGATGGATCGGACTGTTCTTCCCGTTTTCTATAAGGTGGATCCTTCTCATTTTCGGAAACAAAATGGGTTTCTAGAGAAAACCTTTGCTGGGTACGAAGAGAGATTCAGATCGGAGATGGAACAGGTGATGAGATGGAGAAAGGCTCTCACTGAAGCTGGGAATTTGTCCGGTTGGCATATACAAGATGTTGCAGACGGGTATTACTTTAGATTCTCTACTCTTCTTTAATTTGAACTCTACAAattataaattttcatttttttcttttttccttacaaAGCAAAAACTAAACACGCTGATCCAAGTAGATTAAGGATCCAGCCTAATGGATGATTTAAGTTTTAAGTTTAATTAGTACAAAAATTCATACTTTAAAAACTTGAAAGATCCATCTGCTCACTCAATCTCATTGGCAAGTTGATCAAAGTGGTTGAACAAGTTagtaccaaaatatatatatatatatatatatatatatatatttggcaaaagtttttctggtcGGCAGTCCAGTTAAGAAAGTCAATGGTCGGGAGTGATCTCAACCCTTTAAATGGCATCCAAACATCATGACCATGCATCCATTTCCTACGACACAGTCTCTATAGACCTCCGTCACTTCCTCTGTTCCTCCTTGATGCTTTGCTGCCGTCGGAGGTGCTCTACAACAGCCGCTCGGGGAAGATTGCGGTCAGGTGACGAACCCACCGTGAGCCGTCCCCTCTCTCCGGCGAAGAAaatgcttcttctttttcaccaaTTTCATTTCTTATGTTTCAAGTAAGAAAATTTCTGGGGGGAGAGAGATGTAGAGGGGCGGCTGGGGAGAAATAGAGGGAAAAGGCTTCGATGAAAGCCGCAGAGGTGATGAGACCCACCGCAAGTCACTGCCCTGGCTGAACTCATCAATCGCTGCTCACAGATTGCAGGCAAGTGCTTTTTCAGTACGAGATGAGATACGGTTCTCAGAGGGGTTCTCAGGGGGGAGTTTCCTTGCTTGGGTTACGTCTCGCTCCAAATTTCAACCTCTTGTCCTCCGAAGTCTCGCGCTGCTTCAGTGATATTTCCTGTCAACAGAAATTGATTATCACAGATTTATTAGGCTTGTTTTCATtgcatcttttcttccttttccctctttctgtgtattattttttcaatttatgaaaattaCTGATCATTATTGGTTTGTATCAGGCAAAAGATTTACAGATTCTTACATCCCAATCATTAGCTCTTTTCAGGTTTTAATGCGTATACATCCGAGTTCAGCCTACCCTTCCCCCTTCATTTCTCTTTTCCTGAAAGAGAACTCTTTTTGGGTGGTGAGATGGTTGAGGGTTGTCAGATAAAGAACATGCTGTTAGGTTAAAATTAcctgaaaatttcctttttgtgATCTATACTTGAAAAAATTAGAATCTGTCAAAACACCATTACTACTGACTTAGGGTAAGCAAGGGTGGAGTCATGAATGGTTACAAGATTCTACCGTGATGGAGCTGACGGAACCTCTTCTCTCTTTCGTTTCTCCGGCAAGATCGGTGTTTAGGTTTTCCAAACCAAAAAATGCTTCTTAAACGATCTTGCAAAACGCATGTGTATTATCATACATACTTcttattccaaatcaacactTTAAGACAATAAAATTTAAATCCAACGGTCCAAAAACACCCCTCACAAGATTCCTATATGAGGGGTCCGACCAGAAAACCTCAAccctaaaaatataaaaataatataagggAGTATTTTATTATCCTCTCCATCACATCGTCGcattaaaaaacaaacaatatcATATAAAAAACTGTGAAAAGGGCAGATAACGACAACAGTATATCTCAAAGTGATCCATCTTAAATTCAAATTTCTTACTAACTAGTACTCCAAAAACTAGTAGAACAAACACAAGGCAACCAAACTAGGGTAGGAAAAGAAAGTTATGAATCCATATTCATATTCCTCAATGATTGCGGAGATAGGGTGGAGCTCAAGTGAGAGGTGGTGGCAAAGCAGAGGGTCGGTGGAGATATAGGAGAGGTTGCGTGGGAGTGGGGTCATCGAAAGGGCTATGGGAGGGGAGGAAAGCGAGGGTAATTTAGAATTAacagggagaaagagaggagaaagttCGCTTTTTTGGGCGGAAtcagaaaagaaacttttgaaTAGGGGAGTTTGAATAAATATAGGACAAATATAGAAGAGTTATAGAAATTTTCCCCGAAAATAATAATGGCAAGAGATCGTTACCTAATCATGTGACCCCTCCACCAATACAAGGGGCAATGAGAGCACATGCAAGGGCATTAAGATGACATGGAATTTTGGTTTCATAGGGGGTGGGACAGTAATTTCACGTGGCCCTATGTTTGGGCTTAATGATTATGCTACCTTTTAGGTTTCCTttccaaaaaaatgaataatctaCTTTCAAATTTTAAACCACCTTGAAAACggtgaaaatttttctttcttccttcccaTTGTTTCTTTCCATAATTGTAGGAGTTTAGATGATTTTTTATCTTCTTATTTTATAATtcttattttccattttctttccattcccaaacaaacACAACCTTATGCTATGTTTGGAAGGTGAGAAATGGATagtaaagggaaaaaattaataagataaaaatgaCAATGCCtattgtgtgtgtttttttttatgcaaaatgtTATCTTTTTCAGCTAAGATGAACTCTCCAAACTAATAGAGTTCGTTTGATGGGAATTCTAAGGTATATGTAGAGGTTAAAATTAGAGGGCGGTTAAAATTAGAGGGCAGACCTTAGTGCAACGATAAGATTGCTCCATTGAGACCTAGTGGTCAAGGATTCGAATAAGGTAATGGCCTCTCTGCAAAGTGGGATTAAAATTGTGgtcattatgaccctccctagaccccgcAATGGagagagccttgtgcactaggtaTGCCCTTAGGGTGCGCTTGGTTGTGTAAATCAAATGGGCGTAGATTGAATAAGATGGCAATCTTTTAAGAGACATTCTCTTAAACAATCTTCGTAACTGAAAAATCGTTTGCTTACCTTGAGTCTGTTACATGTTTCTTCTAGGAAGATTGTTTGGTTACCCTCATTTTGTGTAGTGATTCTTCCTGAAAAgctgtttggttacccttatTCTGCAGAGGCATTTCGAGTAACTAACTCCCAATCAACTATAGTAACTATAACACAACGCAGATCTAATCTGTAAACTTTAGAAATTCATTGATCTGAAAATCGAAGATGTGAAACCTAATGCCAAGAACACTACTACATCTAATCCACTGATGCCCTTAAAATAGACTCCAAATAGTTTCCTAACAATAGATCTGGAGGACATCACAGATCCAGTATCAGAACAAATGAGAAGATCGGGAGAACCCATTGGCCACCAACAGGAGAGAAAATTGGATAGTATCAGAGTAGAAATtcacaaaattaaaataaataataaaaaaaattaaacagaaGTAGCAATTCAAGAATCTCGTGTTTGAAATGctaccatgttttttttttcttttttttactaattaTGTTCTCTAAGGTCGCTTGTTTTATACCGACTTTTGTTGGATTAC contains these protein-coding regions:
- the LOC122071429 gene encoding disease resistance protein RPV1-like; the protein is MASSSSSSSSSSTHRKNYDVFLSFIDEDFDDSSRNFIDQLYEELIQRGYRIFTDEDDKRNLDDHITSEFLKTIEESKVSIVVFSKNYGSSIWCLDEVVKMLECKHEMGQTVLPVFYKVDPSHFRKQNGILEESFAGYEERFRSEMEKVKRWRKALTEAGNLSGWHIQDVADGVETKVVEAIVEEVSMKVKERHMKIDTYLVGIESHIEAINSLLSLGSSDVRIIGIYGIGGVGKTTITKAVYNQVLHEFEGSTFLGSVREISGHRNGLVHLQEQLLTDILMKQNIHISNVDRGINVIKQRLCFRKVLVVLDDVDQSSQINALVRERNWFGLGSRIIVTTRDQHFLNGLDVDGMYEIEKLNFYESVRLFRHYAFEKVRPKGNQKELSEIIASYLGGLPLALQVVGSFLHKRSIDEWISALEKLQSIPNEEIQEKLKLSFDALDSAEKDIFLDIACFFIAMDKDIAIKILDGCGFFPEIGIGVLTRRSLLIITEKNQLAMNDLLREMGREIVRKESPNEPGKRSRLWLHEDVYDALTKNRGTEAVEGMVFNFRQVRGVCLSIEAFMKMKRLRLLEANNVPEHFLNESFAFMGEKHLFKELRWLCWHKFPLRSMPNNFHLDNLVVLDVQFSNLKQVWKGSKPKYLGKLKVLNLNCCRDLTKTPNFLRLPSLEILTLDGCTSLVQVHKSIGELNNLLVLNLKDCTKLRRLPRSIWNLKSLRSLNLSGCSKINELPEELGNMESLTELLADGTAIRKLPISFGLLHNLKIFSLSGYKGSPSKSCNSFICSLGSPRSDDAISSLPASFSGLRFLTRLSLRDCNLSGMLPNDLDSLSSLQELDLAFNSFFDLPASISRLPQLQSLWLENCTKLGSLPELPSSLRYLDANGCTSMEKLSNLASASSLQRLYLSQNSICSLPADINGLSQLQVLTLRNCTRLQSLPMLPSNIIGLDAGGCRVMERISGLENLKKIKSLLLNSCSKLIEVEGLERLETRPTIHMERCNGLANTFRNNLFQGMSEPGIIDFFVPGGDIPDWFSYQNAGSSIYFEVPPLSNHKIQGLIICAVYAAEEELDETTNGPKATFINRTNGLEWKYGPIVNSVSETNQDHIWVSNIAEATFMDQLEGGDQVDVSMVIGNRIQVKKCGIHLFQGTSSSYDLGVEKVHKGDDKAGVQLLPFQ
- the LOC122071435 gene encoding disease resistance protein RPV1-like, with the protein product MASASSSSSSSTLRKNYDVFLSFIDEDFGGEGEGDDSSRNFIDQLYQALIQKGYRIFTNEDNKRNLDDHITSEFLKTIEESKVSIVVFSKNYSSSIWCLDELVKMLICKHQMDRTVLPVFYKVDPSHFRKQNGFLEKTFAGYEERFRSEMEQVMRWRKALTEAGNLSGWHIQDVADG